The following proteins are co-located in the Halobacteriovorax sp. HLS genome:
- a CDS encoding SpoIIE family protein phosphatase, which yields MAILIGGSIAVYALFAMDLFQKDKSAYIYGTNKSTNESFSSQIVNELDRNTERLKLLSVLQRDKVKDFLNSFKGFYSIEISDSSGRDDKFYSVAYIEKENISLDEFKEINSSYVNSKDIEVIKDQQIQYLRIRVNYNETRVIANISLSAFLKISSQFPLYNSYILDLDGNEFWSSQSDHESLFSKEILQNKVSSAVFEVEGHEKYILAYKIEANRNFIFVSKIKKEFAYKVNTYLINKSKVFGVVILSLAGLIALLFSRSLTSPLESLYKLTQKFSNGDFGESVAVTSRDEIGSLGESFNFMSKEILRYMKQMEEKARLEAEVKTAKYVQSTYFPEDRIELEKANISSFYTPAAECGGDWWGYIEFEDKLIVVITDATGHGVPAALLTATAHCCLENIKEISKTNKELIGSPSKILEFMNKSIQCLDGKLLMTAFCCVIDYKEQYILYSNASHNPPFLFNGDNEPSKKSFAPLLNANGPRLGHKEVGEYEDLSIAFKDGQRLILFTDGILESTNSEKTEYGQRRFLKSIINNSTKTNFLFKKSVIDEAWAFYDGEPINDDVTFLSVEFGSRPTSISVDLENEELVNSIKNISGLLLADLVNADFIVTDKLTEIRDNTFYVSTLSDEENVLNVLCKPELNHLVGGNAKRIDLELQNNFQQYYNFKGIKNYLNNKNIEEIVFKSKADFLAVNKCIEEFEYRNCFQSPVDYLKIISNELLTNALYHSGEGEVFEQRSTSERTEDIQLTDNEMISFKLGCDDNYLAISVKDSTGKLTKDILVKSLIRSFESKKHEDKKGGAGLGLYLAYSYSNQFILNTVKDVSSEVICIIDVNKRFKLYKERITSFHYFEQKGS from the coding sequence AAAGCTGCTAAGTGTTTTACAAAGAGATAAAGTAAAGGATTTTTTAAATAGCTTTAAAGGGTTTTATTCGATTGAAATATCTGATTCTTCGGGGCGTGATGACAAGTTTTATAGCGTCGCTTATATAGAAAAAGAAAATATATCACTTGATGAATTTAAAGAGATAAATTCGAGCTATGTAAATTCAAAAGATATAGAAGTGATAAAAGATCAGCAAATTCAGTATCTTCGAATTAGAGTCAATTATAATGAAACGAGAGTAATTGCTAATATATCTCTGTCTGCATTTTTAAAAATCTCTTCTCAATTTCCTCTCTATAATTCCTATATTCTAGACTTAGATGGAAATGAGTTCTGGTCTAGTCAATCAGATCATGAATCACTATTTTCAAAGGAAATTCTACAAAATAAAGTAAGTAGTGCTGTCTTTGAAGTTGAAGGGCATGAAAAATATATTTTGGCCTATAAGATTGAAGCGAACAGAAACTTTATTTTCGTATCAAAGATTAAGAAAGAATTTGCATACAAAGTTAATACATACTTAATAAATAAGTCTAAAGTATTTGGTGTTGTAATATTATCATTAGCAGGACTTATTGCTCTACTCTTTTCTCGTTCGTTGACCTCTCCTTTGGAATCTTTATATAAGCTTACTCAGAAATTTTCTAACGGTGATTTTGGAGAGTCTGTAGCTGTAACATCTAGAGATGAGATAGGATCCCTTGGAGAGTCATTTAACTTTATGAGTAAGGAAATTCTTCGCTACATGAAGCAAATGGAAGAAAAAGCCAGGCTCGAGGCCGAGGTTAAAACTGCTAAATATGTTCAATCGACTTACTTTCCTGAAGATAGGATCGAATTAGAAAAAGCAAATATATCTTCTTTTTATACTCCTGCTGCAGAATGTGGTGGTGATTGGTGGGGTTATATTGAGTTTGAAGACAAATTAATTGTTGTGATTACAGATGCTACTGGCCATGGTGTTCCTGCTGCACTTTTAACTGCAACAGCACATTGTTGTCTCGAAAATATTAAAGAGATTTCAAAAACAAATAAAGAGCTGATTGGGTCTCCTTCAAAAATCCTCGAATTTATGAATAAGTCTATCCAGTGTTTGGATGGAAAGCTCCTTATGACAGCATTTTGTTGTGTTATAGATTATAAGGAACAATACATACTTTATTCAAATGCTTCTCATAACCCTCCATTCTTATTTAATGGGGACAATGAGCCTTCTAAGAAAAGCTTCGCCCCTCTGTTAAATGCGAATGGACCTCGCTTAGGGCATAAGGAAGTAGGAGAATATGAAGATCTAAGTATTGCCTTTAAAGATGGTCAAAGACTCATTCTTTTTACTGATGGTATTCTAGAATCAACAAATTCAGAAAAGACCGAATACGGACAAAGAAGATTTCTAAAATCAATAATTAATAACTCTACAAAAACAAATTTCCTCTTTAAGAAGAGTGTTATTGATGAAGCATGGGCATTTTATGATGGAGAGCCGATCAATGATGATGTAACTTTTTTAAGCGTTGAATTTGGATCTCGACCGACCAGTATATCTGTTGACCTTGAAAATGAAGAGCTTGTGAATAGCATCAAGAATATTTCCGGACTGCTTCTCGCTGATCTCGTAAATGCAGACTTTATAGTTACGGATAAGCTTACAGAGATCCGCGATAATACGTTCTATGTATCAACGTTATCAGATGAAGAAAATGTCTTAAATGTCCTTTGTAAGCCTGAATTGAATCATTTGGTGGGGGGGAATGCTAAAAGAATAGATCTAGAACTCCAAAATAACTTTCAACAGTACTACAATTTTAAGGGAATAAAAAATTATTTAAATAATAAGAATATTGAAGAAATAGTCTTCAAGAGTAAGGCCGACTTTTTGGCAGTTAATAAATGTATTGAAGAATTTGAATATAGAAATTGTTTTCAAAGTCCTGTCGATTATCTGAAAATTATATCAAATGAATTGCTGACCAATGCTCTTTATCATTCTGGAGAGGGGGAGGTCTTTGAGCAACGTTCAACCAGTGAAAGAACAGAAGATATACAATTAACAGATAATGAAATGATTAGTTTTAAATTGGGGTGTGATGATAATTATTTGGCCATTTCAGTTAAAGATAGTACAGGTAAACTGACTAAAGATATTCTCGTGAAAAGCTTGATTAGAAGTTTTGAGTCCAAGAAGCACGAAGATAAGAAGGGCGGAGCAGGCTTAGGCTTGTATTTAGCTTACTCTTACTCCAATCAATTCATCCTTAATACTGTAAAGGATGTGTCGAGTGAAGTGATATGTATTATAGACGTAAATAAAAGATTTAAACTATATAAGGAGAGAATAACTTCTTTCCATTATTTTGAACAAAAGGGTTCTTAA
- a CDS encoding hybrid sensor histidine kinase/response regulator, whose translation MNKYALIDQIFEAVIVVDSVGGILHFNHMMPTLSKLPPRKLSKMENITDMFASLDGKIDISSEIKECLESKKTIVSKEGEIRFSGSNEIANVVLKLIPLENELLICINDLSIEKNLFNKYKTQVAELKDSYKKLIHADKLKSLGELTAGISHEISNPLTIASGSTELLEIFLESGLLEENMEEVTEAIENIQSSLLRINKITLNMKKFVYQDDEKKEYFNLASVISSSIDLVKPSFDKEDIEIEFKELSPGTIGFVNELGIEQVLVNLLKNSLDASRNSSSKSVTVELDTSKDGESVFIRVKDLGHGISDENIDQVFNPFFTTKEMGEGTGMGLSLSRQIIEAHQGTLTCISNGSKGSTFTIELPGVELSSYLENESQISNLEGASELKVLVIDNEVSVLNLFSSLFKDENFSVIGSSKPSEALKLIDKVAVDIIIADYNMPELNATQLATEIRSRHIDTPIVYLTSKDFSHKFDEDKNKLQISSLVLKPFTKQSVLDAIYKITGDSSENL comes from the coding sequence ATGAATAAATATGCGTTAATTGATCAGATTTTTGAAGCGGTAATAGTAGTCGATAGTGTTGGAGGTATCCTACATTTTAATCATATGATGCCGACTTTATCTAAACTACCTCCTCGAAAACTTAGTAAAATGGAAAATATAACTGACATGTTTGCAAGCTTAGATGGAAAGATTGATATTTCATCTGAAATTAAAGAGTGTTTAGAATCTAAGAAAACAATAGTAAGTAAAGAAGGTGAGATCCGATTCAGTGGTTCAAATGAGATTGCAAATGTTGTTTTAAAGCTCATACCTTTAGAAAATGAACTTCTCATTTGTATTAATGATTTGTCTATAGAGAAAAACCTTTTTAATAAATACAAAACTCAAGTCGCTGAGTTAAAAGATTCTTATAAGAAGCTTATTCACGCAGACAAATTGAAAAGTCTAGGGGAGTTAACGGCGGGAATATCTCATGAAATTAGTAATCCTTTAACAATTGCATCAGGAAGTACTGAGCTATTAGAGATTTTCCTTGAAAGTGGTTTACTTGAAGAAAATATGGAAGAGGTCACTGAAGCTATTGAAAATATACAGTCTTCTTTATTACGAATTAATAAGATCACTCTGAATATGAAGAAGTTTGTCTATCAGGATGATGAAAAAAAGGAATACTTTAATTTGGCTTCAGTTATTTCTTCTTCTATTGATTTAGTAAAGCCTTCTTTTGATAAGGAAGACATAGAAATTGAATTTAAGGAGTTGAGTCCTGGAACAATTGGTTTTGTGAATGAACTAGGAATTGAACAGGTTCTTGTAAATTTACTAAAGAATTCTTTAGATGCATCAAGAAATAGTAGTTCTAAATCAGTTACGGTGGAGCTTGATACGTCTAAAGATGGAGAGTCTGTCTTTATAAGAGTTAAAGATCTTGGACATGGTATTAGCGACGAAAATATTGATCAAGTTTTTAATCCATTCTTTACAACAAAAGAAATGGGGGAAGGAACTGGTATGGGACTTTCGCTTTCACGTCAAATTATTGAAGCACATCAAGGAACACTTACGTGTATTTCAAATGGTTCTAAAGGTAGTACGTTCACTATAGAGTTGCCTGGTGTTGAGTTAAGTAGTTATCTAGAGAATGAGTCACAAATTTCTAACTTAGAAGGAGCTTCTGAATTAAAGGTTCTTGTTATTGATAATGAAGTTAGTGTTTTAAACTTATTTAGCTCTCTTTTTAAGGACGAAAACTTCTCTGTTATTGGTTCTAGTAAGCCTTCTGAGGCCTTGAAACTTATAGATAAAGTTGCTGTCGATATAATTATCGCCGATTACAATATGCCTGAATTAAATGCAACGCAATTAGCAACAGAGATTCGCTCAAGACATATAGATACACCAATTGTATATTTAACATCGAAGGATTTTAGCCATAAATTTGATGAAGATAAAAATAAGCTTCAAATCTCTTCTCTTGTGCTTAAGCCTTTTACTAAACAATCAGTCTTAGATGCTATTTATAAAATCACCGGAGATTCTAGTGAAAACTTATAA
- a CDS encoding response regulator: MKTYNVLVIDDEEKICKIIRIFLNLSPKIKNVVIAKDSIEGMLKLNNQEFDLIIVDKNMPNKSGLEFVENLRKSLKHQKTKILLISGCLTKEDTLIAMKLGIKEILVKPFNRQRLMEKLDGILVSSSIE; the protein is encoded by the coding sequence GTGAAAACTTATAATGTCCTAGTTATTGATGATGAAGAAAAGATTTGTAAGATCATTAGAATTTTTCTAAATCTATCTCCTAAGATTAAAAATGTTGTAATTGCTAAAGATTCTATTGAAGGTATGCTTAAATTAAATAATCAAGAGTTCGACTTAATTATAGTCGATAAGAATATGCCTAATAAGTCAGGTCTCGAGTTCGTTGAAAATCTAAGAAAATCCTTAAAGCATCAAAAAACAAAAATATTGCTCATTTCCGGTTGTCTCACAAAAGAAGATACTCTTATTGCAATGAAACTAGGAATTAAAGAAATATTAGTGAAGCCATTTAATCGTCAGAGATTAATGGAAAAGCTAGATGGAATTTTAGTTTCTTCGTCTATAGAATAA
- a CDS encoding SO_0444 family Cu/Zn efflux transporter, producing the protein MMEFVNSFWKYLVISAPYLIFGLLIAGFIKSFISEKMLQKLLGGNGMGSVVKAALFGIPLPLCSCSVIPTAAQLKKSGVNNGATSSFLIATPESGVDSIAVTYALMDPFMTVIRPVAAFFSAFFAGALQLIFNKDGGEKIEEVKSCCGSKKNKEPEKLTFTQRIKVMVSYAFNNLLDDMVLWLLFGIVVGSIVDIFVPSDFFATMGVNGQKALILAVGIPLYICASATTPIAASLVLKGMSPGTALLILLVGPATNLSNIMVMQKYIGLKGIGINIFSIAVVALGMSYFTDFFYNFYDINVNFKLTAAGHEHIHYGMMDNFFAGIFLLLLLRGIFRTKVSPLLTKKVSVN; encoded by the coding sequence ATGATGGAGTTTGTTAATAGTTTTTGGAAGTATCTTGTTATATCAGCACCTTATCTGATTTTTGGCTTACTCATTGCAGGCTTTATCAAATCCTTTATTTCAGAAAAAATGCTTCAAAAGCTATTGGGTGGAAATGGAATGGGAAGTGTTGTTAAGGCGGCATTATTTGGTATTCCTCTTCCTCTATGCAGTTGCTCTGTAATACCTACTGCTGCACAGCTTAAAAAGAGTGGTGTAAATAACGGCGCTACGTCATCTTTTCTTATCGCAACTCCAGAATCTGGTGTTGATTCTATAGCAGTAACATATGCATTAATGGATCCATTTATGACTGTGATAAGACCTGTTGCGGCATTTTTCTCAGCTTTCTTTGCAGGAGCTTTACAGCTTATTTTTAATAAAGATGGTGGTGAAAAAATAGAAGAAGTTAAGAGTTGTTGTGGAAGTAAGAAAAATAAGGAACCTGAAAAACTAACTTTCACGCAAAGAATTAAGGTAATGGTTTCTTATGCTTTTAATAACCTTTTAGACGATATGGTTCTGTGGCTTCTATTCGGTATTGTTGTTGGATCAATTGTAGATATTTTCGTTCCTTCCGACTTCTTTGCAACAATGGGAGTTAATGGACAAAAGGCCTTAATTCTAGCAGTTGGCATACCTCTATATATTTGCGCCTCGGCAACGACTCCAATTGCGGCTAGTTTGGTTCTTAAAGGAATGTCTCCTGGTACAGCATTATTAATTCTTCTTGTGGGGCCTGCCACGAACCTATCTAATATAATGGTGATGCAAAAGTATATTGGTTTAAAAGGAATAGGGATTAATATTTTCTCTATCGCTGTTGTTGCTTTAGGTATGAGTTATTTTACAGACTTCTTCTATAACTTTTATGATATCAACGTAAACTTTAAACTTACAGCTGCTGGGCATGAGCATATTCATTATGGAATGATGGATAATTTCTTTGCCGGTATATTCTTATTACTTCTCTTAAGAGGAATTTTTAGAACTAAAGTTAGTCCTCTGTTAACAAAGAAAGTGTCAGTTAATTAG
- a CDS encoding outer membrane beta-barrel protein, producing the protein MKSIICIAFILFSLPSFAQVNSLFGPSVREGRSEIYFGFLSSSSFKLKGASGGELNAQNGFGGIIEGGYNLTKRLYFGMLFSMHNVNYRSNVTLDNSNEDSFISDLLFSSVEFTSRFNLLPTTFTPYVEGSMGITHINSGVPSGQEVNRCWWDPYYDKQVCETQYPNETKVAFSYSVGAGIHYEITSRANIQLAARYRFIQSAFNDNFPELFSFGLSLGYIIP; encoded by the coding sequence ATGAAAAGTATTATCTGTATTGCCTTTATACTTTTTAGTCTTCCAAGTTTTGCGCAGGTAAATAGTCTTTTTGGTCCATCTGTAAGAGAAGGAAGGTCCGAAATATACTTTGGTTTTCTCTCTAGTAGTAGCTTTAAATTGAAGGGCGCTAGTGGTGGAGAGTTAAATGCCCAGAATGGATTTGGTGGAATAATTGAGGGCGGTTATAATTTAACTAAGAGGCTATACTTTGGAATGCTCTTTTCTATGCATAATGTGAATTATCGCTCAAATGTAACTTTAGATAACTCCAATGAAGATAGTTTTATTTCTGATCTTCTCTTTAGCTCAGTCGAGTTCACTTCTAGATTTAATCTTCTACCAACAACTTTTACTCCTTATGTAGAGGGGAGTATGGGGATAACTCATATTAACTCAGGAGTTCCAAGTGGTCAGGAAGTGAACAGATGTTGGTGGGATCCTTACTATGATAAGCAAGTATGTGAAACACAGTATCCTAATGAGACTAAAGTTGCTTTTTCCTATTCCGTTGGTGCTGGTATTCACTATGAAATAACCTCTCGAGCAAATATTCAGCTTGCTGCTAGATATCGTTTTATTCAATCGGCATTTAACGACAACTTTCCAGAACTTTTTAGCTTTGGACTTTCTCTGGGTTATATTATTCCTTAG